One Bdellovibrionales bacterium DNA window includes the following coding sequences:
- a CDS encoding ROK family protein, with protein MTISIGLDIGGTKIAGAAFDSHGAMICQQSVPTPKDYDAFIKACASVVAGVELRSAPVERFGVCIAGMIDQAQGAFFSVGISCAREKAFRDDLAAATEQEVRIANDADSMALAEAIDGAGKGYSTVLGLIIGTGIGSGFVVNQKIVSGPNGLVGEVGHLPLPYREESDGVPIECGCGQVGCIETTVAGSALMRLYAAMTGKKADNPQIATLARSGDEATLAVLDHYYEMLAKAMVTVIHAYDPHIIVVSGGLNGMPDLYKKVPQKWGKYCIAKNPKTLFVPAVHGPVAGLRGAAGLWG; from the coding sequence ATGACAATCTCTATCGGGCTTGATATCGGCGGCACAAAAATCGCGGGCGCGGCGTTTGACTCGCATGGCGCGATGATCTGCCAGCAAAGCGTTCCCACTCCCAAAGACTACGACGCCTTCATCAAAGCGTGTGCGAGTGTCGTGGCGGGGGTTGAGCTGCGCTCAGCGCCTGTGGAGCGTTTTGGCGTTTGCATCGCGGGCATGATCGATCAGGCGCAGGGCGCCTTTTTCTCGGTGGGTATTTCCTGTGCGCGTGAAAAAGCGTTTCGCGATGACCTCGCCGCCGCGACAGAGCAAGAGGTGCGGATCGCGAACGATGCTGACAGCATGGCGCTTGCCGAAGCGATTGACGGCGCGGGCAAAGGCTATTCCACCGTTCTGGGTTTGATTATTGGCACAGGGATCGGCTCTGGCTTTGTCGTGAACCAAAAGATTGTGTCCGGCCCGAATGGCTTGGTGGGCGAGGTTGGCCATCTGCCCTTGCCTTACCGCGAAGAATCCGACGGCGTGCCGATTGAATGCGGGTGCGGGCAGGTGGGCTGCATCGAAACGACGGTGGCGGGCAGCGCCTTGATGCGCCTTTATGCCGCGATGACGGGCAAGAAGGCCGACAATCCGCAGATTGCCACACTGGCAAGGTCAGGCGATGAGGCGACGCTGGCTGTCCTTGATCATTATTATGAGATGCTGGCCAAAGCGATGGTGACGGTCATCCACGCCTATGATCCCCATATCATCGTGGTGAGCGGTGGGCTGAACGGCATGCCCGATCTTTATAAGAAGGTTCCGCAAAAGTGGGGGAAGTACTGCATTGCGAAGAATCCTAAGACGCTTTTTGTTCCTGCCGTCCATGGCCCCGTCGCTGGCCTTCGCGGCGCGGCAGGGCTGTGGGGGTAA
- a CDS encoding Fic/DOC family N-terminal domain-containing protein, giving the protein MAIPISELNFEKAVHYHYDMFPPASLDYGKLVEPLGRAVAAIARFDQMLKNMHNSEFLLAPLRNQEAVISSRMEGTVSTMDEILKYEADYTEENENPANVRTEVVETIMYQRALRAAQQSMEDGHNISEWLVRGLHSKLLSYGRGAGKSPGQYKNEQNYVVDRTKRNVLFVPISPEKLTDGMQQLSLYIAEGNEQILIKTALAHVEFEALHPFKDGNGRLGRMIITLMLWKAGVISAPHFYVSSYLEENKALYVDRLKEVSEKGTWTEWCVFFLGVLENQAVRNLKIAEDISGLYENMKTVFEEKLGTRWHLRALDFVFTNPYFRNNKFTGMSGIPESTAAKFTRILIDNKLLITLEEASGRRPAMYAFEPLLKLVRV; this is encoded by the coding sequence ATGGCTATACCAATCTCAGAGTTAAATTTCGAAAAGGCTGTTCACTATCATTACGATATGTTTCCGCCAGCTTCCCTTGATTACGGAAAGCTTGTCGAGCCGCTGGGGCGCGCCGTGGCTGCAATTGCGCGTTTCGATCAGATGCTTAAAAACATGCATAATAGTGAGTTTTTACTCGCGCCATTGCGCAATCAGGAAGCCGTTATCTCCTCACGTATGGAAGGAACGGTAAGCACAATGGATGAAATTTTAAAGTATGAAGCAGACTATACCGAAGAGAATGAAAACCCTGCCAACGTACGCACGGAAGTGGTTGAGACAATTATGTATCAACGCGCCTTGCGTGCCGCACAGCAATCAATGGAAGACGGTCATAACATTTCAGAATGGCTTGTTCGTGGATTGCACAGCAAATTGCTTTCCTATGGGCGTGGCGCGGGAAAGTCTCCCGGACAATATAAAAATGAGCAAAATTACGTTGTTGATAGGACAAAAAGAAATGTTTTATTTGTCCCTATAAGCCCTGAAAAGTTGACGGATGGGATGCAACAACTTAGCCTCTATATCGCAGAGGGCAACGAGCAAATACTAATTAAGACCGCTCTCGCGCACGTCGAGTTTGAAGCTTTGCATCCCTTTAAGGATGGAAACGGTCGTTTGGGCCGCATGATTATTACACTCATGCTTTGGAAAGCTGGTGTTATCTCTGCTCCCCATTTTTACGTCAGCAGTTATTTGGAAGAAAACAAAGCCCTGTATGTAGACAGGCTCAAAGAGGTGTCTGAAAAAGGCACGTGGACGGAATGGTGCGTGTTTTTTTTGGGTGTTTTGGAGAATCAAGCCGTGCGGAACCTAAAAATTGCCGAAGACATATCCGGCTTGTATGAAAACATGAAAACTGTCTTTGAAGAGAAACTCGGAACACGCTGGCATTTGAGGGCGCTGGATTTTGTTTTCACAAACCCTTACTTTAGAAACAATAAATTTACGGGTATGAGCGGAATCCCTGAATCTACGGCGGCAAAATTCACACGCATATTAATTGATAACAAACTGCTCATAACATTAGAGGAGGCATCTGGCAGACGCCCAGCCATGTATGCGTTTGAGCCGCTCTTAAAATTAGTACGTGTGTAA
- a CDS encoding aminopeptidase P family protein, translating into MTHLAPLAPLASPFHDRLQALRTSLKTQGLDGFLVPMSDEYQNEYVAPYAERIKFLTGFTGSSAFVIVLMDRAAFFTDSRYTLQAQKQLPVGLYTPIDVANKTLGAWMEENLLSQMTLGFDPTLHSTKQIERLEAAALKRGARLKPVQENPIDALWQDRPLAPCEPIVAHDTTYAGKASTVKRHELGDELQKKNLNAAVITDPASVAWLLNVRGGDVPYTPLPLSTAILRADGSAEWFVEPRKVAHSLDRTLGAEITRHAQDDFPAALRRLGEAKARVLVDPDETSHATIALLREAGATLVQGSDPCILPRACKNNTEIDGMRAAHRRDGAALVKLLAWLDQNAPQGGLTEIDVEEKLTAFRASGTLYRGASFATIAGSGPNGAIVHYRAQKETCCTLDQGSFLLLDSGAQYLDGTTDVTRTIPIGEVTPEMRDRYTRVLKGHIAMASIRFPEGTSGAELDVLARQYLWEVGLDYGHGTGHGVGSYLGVHEGPQSLSRRGTTALAPNMVLSNEPGYYKAKHYGIRLENLQYVIELFEISNPEMKMLGFEPLTLAPFDRRAIALDMLSPKETAWLNAYHARVAKALRPQLDEASGKWLQAATATL; encoded by the coding sequence ATGACTCATCTTGCCCCCCTCGCTCCCCTCGCCTCGCCCTTTCATGATCGTTTGCAGGCGCTTCGCACGTCCCTGAAAACGCAAGGACTGGACGGCTTTCTTGTGCCGATGTCGGACGAATACCAAAACGAATACGTCGCGCCCTATGCCGAGCGCATCAAGTTCCTGACGGGCTTCACGGGCTCCTCCGCGTTTGTCATCGTGCTGATGGATCGCGCCGCCTTTTTCACGGACAGCCGCTATACCCTGCAAGCACAGAAACAGCTTCCGGTGGGCCTTTATACGCCTATCGATGTCGCCAACAAAACGCTTGGCGCGTGGATGGAAGAAAACCTTCTCTCGCAGATGACGTTGGGCTTTGACCCCACACTTCATTCCACCAAGCAGATTGAGCGGCTAGAGGCCGCCGCCCTGAAACGGGGCGCGCGGCTTAAGCCCGTTCAGGAAAACCCCATCGATGCGCTGTGGCAAGACAGGCCGCTCGCGCCGTGCGAGCCGATTGTGGCGCATGACACGACCTATGCCGGCAAGGCCTCTACCGTGAAGCGGCATGAGCTGGGCGATGAGCTGCAAAAGAAAAACCTGAACGCCGCCGTGATCACCGATCCTGCCTCTGTCGCGTGGCTTCTTAACGTGCGTGGCGGGGACGTTCCCTATACGCCGCTGCCGCTCAGCACCGCTATTCTTCGCGCAGATGGCAGTGCCGAATGGTTTGTGGAGCCGCGCAAAGTCGCGCATAGCCTTGATCGAACCTTGGGCGCTGAAATCACGCGCCATGCACAAGACGATTTCCCCGCCGCTCTGCGCCGCCTTGGCGAGGCCAAAGCGCGGGTTCTTGTCGATCCCGATGAAACCTCGCACGCGACCATCGCTTTGCTGCGCGAAGCGGGCGCAACGCTGGTGCAAGGAAGCGATCCCTGCATCCTGCCCCGCGCGTGCAAAAACAACACCGAGATCGACGGCATGCGCGCCGCGCACAGGCGTGACGGCGCGGCTCTTGTCAAATTGCTGGCATGGCTGGATCAAAACGCGCCGCAAGGCGGCCTCACCGAAATCGATGTCGAAGAAAAGCTGACCGCGTTTCGCGCCAGCGGCACGCTGTATCGCGGCGCAAGCTTTGCCACCATCGCGGGATCGGGGCCGAACGGCGCGATTGTGCATTACCGCGCCCAGAAAGAAACATGCTGCACGCTGGATCAGGGCAGCTTCCTTTTGCTGGATAGCGGGGCGCAATATCTGGACGGCACGACGGACGTGACGCGCACCATTCCCATTGGCGAGGTAACGCCGGAAATGCGTGATCGCTATACCCGCGTGCTGAAGGGGCATATCGCCATGGCCTCCATCCGCTTTCCCGAAGGTACAAGCGGCGCTGAGCTGGACGTTTTGGCGCGGCAATATCTGTGGGAGGTCGGCCTTGACTATGGCCACGGGACGGGTCACGGCGTCGGCAGCTATCTTGGCGTGCATGAAGGGCCGCAAAGCCTCTCGCGGCGCGGGACGACGGCGCTCGCCCCCAATATGGTGCTATCGAACGAGCCGGGATATTACAAAGCCAAGCACTACGGCATCCGTCTTGAGAACCTGCAATATGTGATCGAGCTGTTTGAGATCAGCAACCCTGAGATGAAGATGCTGGGGTTTGAGCCTTTGACGCTTGCGCCGTTCGACCGCCGCGCCATCGCTCTCGACATGCTTTCGCCAAAGGAGACGGCATGGCTGAACGCCTATCACGCCCGCGTGGCCAAGGCCCTGCGCCCGCAGTTGGACGAGGCTTCAGGCAAGTGGCTTCAAGCGGCAACGGCGACCCTGTAA
- a CDS encoding 50S ribosomal protein L11 methyltransferase, translating to MITDPDLYTLTLTCRPDQIEAVEALFEDDALAISILSPPRCAAAQVEALLDGEPAPAWVEERLHGMDNAPSYTIAPVGNLDWLKKVAQDFPPLPIARWTVYGAAHRDKITDFSAALQIDATSAFGTGEHPTTRGCLEALDRLLKDSTIPQPHSMLDMGCGSGILAMAFAKTVDSGIALGVDMDELSVTIANENAAINGVAERTTFIVGMGYAPPLVAQGAPYDLIMANIFADPLCAMAGDLKNHLKVGGHAILSGLLNTQADAVIAAHLAQGLTLTDHQKLGEWSVLVLTSLS from the coding sequence ATGATCACTGACCCCGACCTTTACACCCTTACCCTCACCTGCCGCCCCGATCAGATCGAGGCGGTGGAGGCTCTGTTTGAAGACGACGCGCTAGCCATCAGCATTCTGTCCCCGCCGCGCTGCGCCGCCGCGCAGGTTGAGGCACTGCTGGACGGTGAGCCTGCGCCCGCGTGGGTTGAGGAACGCTTGCACGGGATGGACAATGCGCCGTCCTATACCATCGCGCCCGTTGGCAATCTGGATTGGCTTAAAAAGGTGGCACAGGATTTTCCGCCGCTTCCCATCGCGCGATGGACGGTTTATGGCGCAGCGCACCGCGACAAAATAACGGATTTCAGCGCGGCCTTGCAGATCGACGCGACCTCGGCCTTTGGCACGGGTGAGCATCCCACCACACGCGGCTGCCTAGAGGCGCTGGATCGCCTGTTGAAGGACAGCACGATTCCTCAACCCCACAGCATGCTGGATATGGGCTGCGGCTCTGGCATTTTGGCGATGGCGTTTGCCAAGACCGTGGACAGCGGCATTGCGCTGGGCGTCGATATGGATGAGCTGTCCGTCACCATCGCGAATGAAAACGCCGCGATCAACGGCGTGGCAGAGCGCACAACCTTTATCGTCGGCATGGGCTATGCCCCGCCGCTTGTGGCGCAGGGCGCACCGTATGATTTGATCATGGCCAACATCTTTGCCGATCCGTTGTGTGCCATGGCGGGCGATTTGAAAAACCATTTAAAGGTTGGGGGCCACGCCATCCTCTCTGGCCTTTTGAACACACAAGCTGACGCCGTCATCGCCGCGCATCTGGCGCAAGGTTTGACTCTGACCGACCATCAAAAGCTAGGCGAGTGGTCTGTGCTTGTGCTGACTTCCCTTTCCTAA
- a CDS encoding Fic family protein — MWIHEHQDWPKFTWDAQALASKLADVRHRQGLLLGRMEGLGFALKREASLNTLTNDTVKSSAIEGQTLNPEEVRSSIARRLGIDIAGLVPASRSVEGIVEMMLDATQNFSKPLTKDRLFDWHAALFPTGRSGMHKITAGSWRTKEAGPMQVVSGPIGREKIHFEAPRADRLNKEMKAFLAWFDSGHDIDPVLKAGIAHLWFVTLHPFEDGNGRIARAIGDMALARADGTPDRFYSLSSQIEAERKNYYAQLEKQQRSTADITGWLSWFLTCLGRALANADTTLGTVLFKSRLWVRINQNPVNERQRLVINRMLENDFKGFMNTSKYAKLAKCSNDTALRDIQDLKERSVFIQNSGGGRSTSYRLPDEVE; from the coding sequence ATGTGGATACACGAACATCAAGACTGGCCGAAATTTACGTGGGATGCTCAGGCTCTTGCTTCCAAGTTAGCGGATGTGCGCCATCGCCAAGGACTTTTGCTTGGACGGATGGAGGGGCTGGGTTTTGCTCTCAAGCGAGAAGCCAGCCTTAACACGTTGACGAATGACACGGTAAAATCATCGGCTATTGAAGGCCAAACACTTAACCCAGAAGAAGTTCGTTCCTCCATTGCGCGTAGGTTAGGGATCGACATCGCGGGTCTTGTTCCGGCTAGTCGCAGTGTGGAAGGCATTGTCGAGATGATGCTGGATGCCACGCAAAACTTTTCAAAGCCTTTGACGAAGGATCGTTTATTCGATTGGCACGCGGCCTTGTTTCCGACAGGACGAAGCGGCATGCACAAAATCACGGCTGGCAGCTGGCGCACAAAAGAAGCAGGGCCGATGCAGGTTGTCTCTGGCCCGATAGGCCGAGAAAAAATTCATTTCGAAGCACCAAGAGCAGATCGGCTAAACAAGGAAATGAAAGCGTTTCTAGCGTGGTTTGACAGCGGCCACGATATTGATCCGGTTTTGAAGGCGGGTATTGCGCATCTGTGGTTTGTCACGCTCCATCCGTTTGAGGACGGGAATGGCCGCATTGCCAGAGCTATTGGCGATATGGCGCTTGCGCGCGCCGATGGAACGCCAGATCGCTTCTACAGTCTGTCTTCTCAAATTGAAGCTGAGCGCAAGAATTATTACGCACAGCTTGAAAAACAGCAACGCAGCACAGCGGATATAACGGGCTGGCTTAGTTGGTTTTTGACTTGTCTAGGGCGTGCGCTTGCGAATGCTGATACGACCCTAGGCACTGTTCTCTTTAAGTCGCGTCTTTGGGTTAGAATCAATCAAAACCCCGTCAACGAGCGTCAGCGCCTTGTCATCAATCGGATGCTTGAGAACGATTTCAAAGGATTCATGAATACCTCTAAGTATGCCAAACTTGCCAAATGTTCGAATGATACGGCGCTAAGAGACATTCAGGACTTAAAGGAACGAAGCGTCTTTATTCAAAACTCAGGCGGTGGACGCAGCACCAGTTACAGGCTGCCAGATGAAGTTGAATAA
- a CDS encoding enoyl-CoA hydratase-related protein gives MALNEVLTERRGQALIITFNRPDHANALTMDMAQQLFTILKNATTDHSVRAVMLRGAADNYMDGLDMSFYKENMSDALDKANQLILPYHSAIRELHVMDKPVLSVIDGYVTGTGFSFMLASDLVISSKRARFNTRFAEYALTPDGGVSFFLARKLGITRAVEIMMLCEEFNADRAERLRIVNKVVEDADLHEQALVWLDHLVAGPTKAYGAIKKLASRAFEQDLNSHLGLEHSYFGASSRSFDFREAVRADIEGREPRFTGT, from the coding sequence ATGGCACTGAACGAAGTTTTGACCGAGCGGCGGGGGCAGGCTCTTATTATAACCTTTAACCGCCCCGATCATGCCAACGCGCTGACGATGGATATGGCGCAGCAGCTCTTCACGATTTTAAAGAACGCCACCACGGATCACAGCGTCCGCGCTGTTATGTTGCGCGGCGCGGCCGACAACTACATGGACGGCCTTGATATGAGTTTTTACAAGGAGAACATGAGCGATGCCTTGGACAAGGCTAATCAGTTGATCCTCCCCTATCACTCGGCAATCCGTGAGCTTCATGTGATGGACAAGCCCGTTCTCTCCGTGATCGATGGCTATGTGACGGGGACGGGGTTCAGCTTTATGTTGGCATCCGATCTGGTGATTTCTTCGAAAAGAGCGCGGTTTAACACGCGCTTTGCCGAATACGCCTTGACCCCGGATGGCGGCGTCTCGTTCTTCCTTGCGCGCAAGCTGGGCATCACCCGTGCGGTTGAGATTATGATGCTGTGCGAGGAGTTCAATGCCGACCGTGCCGAGCGCCTTCGCATCGTCAACAAAGTCGTCGAAGACGCTGATTTGCATGAGCAGGCGTTGGTATGGCTGGATCACCTTGTCGCGGGGCCAACCAAGGCCTATGGCGCGATCAAAAAGCTGGCGAGCCGCGCGTTTGAGCAGGATTTGAACTCTCACTTGGGTCTTGAGCATTCCTATTTCGGCGCAAGCTCACGCAGCTTCGACTTCCGCGAGGCCGTCCGTGCCGATATCGAAGGCCGCGAACCACGATTCACGGGGACGTGA
- a CDS encoding NAD(P)/FAD-dependent oxidoreductase has protein sequence MTEATQDVISTDVIIIGAGPIGLFAVFELGLYDMKCHLIDILDRVGGQCAELYPEKPIYDIPAVPVCTGSELVDKLMEQIKPFSPTFHLGQMAEKMEKTAEGKWRVVTDNGTTLEAPVVVLAAGGGSFVPKKMPLKGIEAFEGTSVFYAVRKMEAFRDKTLVISGGGDSALDWAINLQPVAKHVTLIHRRDEFRAAPDSVSKMRALVASGAMDLKIAAITGVSGQGGQISGVTVKEEGKDPVEMPCDAMLAFYGLTMKLGPVADFGITFENELVPVDTATFETNLQGVFAIGDINVYPGKMKLILSGFHEAALMAKKAFPYVHPDRRYRFQYTTSSSNLHKQLGKDE, from the coding sequence ATGACCGAAGCAACCCAAGACGTGATCTCTACCGACGTGATTATCATTGGCGCGGGGCCGATTGGCCTTTTCGCCGTGTTTGAGCTTGGCCTTTACGACATGAAGTGCCATCTGATCGACATTCTGGATCGCGTGGGCGGCCAGTGCGCTGAGCTTTATCCTGAAAAGCCCATCTACGACATTCCCGCCGTTCCCGTCTGCACGGGCTCGGAGCTGGTTGATAAGCTGATGGAGCAAATCAAGCCCTTTAGCCCCACCTTCCACCTTGGCCAGATGGCCGAGAAGATGGAAAAGACCGCCGAAGGCAAGTGGCGCGTGGTGACGGATAACGGCACGACGCTAGAGGCTCCCGTGGTCGTTCTGGCGGCGGGCGGCGGCTCCTTTGTGCCGAAAAAGATGCCGCTCAAGGGCATTGAGGCGTTTGAGGGCACGTCCGTCTTTTATGCCGTTCGCAAGATGGAAGCCTTCCGCGATAAGACGTTGGTGATCTCTGGCGGCGGCGATTCCGCGCTGGATTGGGCCATTAACCTGCAGCCTGTGGCCAAGCATGTGACCCTTATTCACCGCCGTGACGAGTTCCGCGCCGCGCCTGACTCTGTCAGCAAAATGCGCGCTTTGGTGGCTTCCGGTGCGATGGACCTTAAAATTGCCGCCATCACGGGCGTCAGCGGGCAGGGCGGCCAGATTTCGGGCGTCACCGTTAAGGAAGAGGGCAAGGATCCCGTTGAGATGCCTTGTGATGCCATGCTGGCCTTTTACGGGCTAACCATGAAGCTGGGGCCTGTGGCCGATTTCGGGATAACCTTTGAAAACGAGCTGGTTCCCGTCGATACGGCGACCTTTGAAACTAATTTGCAGGGTGTTTTTGCCATTGGCGACATAAACGTGTATCCTGGTAAAATGAAGTTGATTCTGTCGGGCTTCCATGAGGCGGCGCTGATGGCCAAAAAGGCGTTCCCTTATGTCCATCCTGATCGGCGCTATCGCTTCCAGTACACGACATCATCCAGCAACCTGCACAAGCAGCTGGGTAAAGACGAGTAA
- a CDS encoding 2Fe-2S iron-sulfur cluster-binding protein encodes MHIFCTDIEGKAHELPATEEWSVMEIIREGGIAMLAQCGGSCACATCHVYVDPAWKDKIPAASEEEIGMLDGAFEVTEDSRLACQIFFTKELDGLKVTLANGSM; translated from the coding sequence ATGCATATTTTTTGTACGGATATCGAAGGCAAGGCTCACGAACTCCCCGCGACTGAGGAGTGGAGCGTGATGGAGATTATTCGCGAAGGCGGCATTGCCATGCTGGCCCAGTGTGGCGGCTCATGCGCTTGTGCGACGTGCCACGTCTATGTCGATCCTGCGTGGAAGGATAAGATTCCTGCCGCAAGCGAGGAAGAAATCGGCATGCTGGACGGCGCGTTTGAAGTGACAGAGGATTCACGGTTGGCGTGTCAGATTTTCTTCACGAAGGAACTCGACGGCCTGAAAGTTACTCTTGCCAATGGGTCCATGTAA
- the purB gene encoding adenylosuccinate lyase yields MIPRYARHQMTQIWEPENRFRIWFEIEAHACDAQAELGVIPASAAKAVWKKGKWDIARIDEIEKTTRHDVLAFLTDLAASIGPDARFVHQGMTSSDILDTTLSIQMKQAADLLIEGLDHVIAALKKRVDETIDIPTIGRSHGIHAEPTSFGIKLASHYAAFARAKKRMIAAQKEIATCAISGPVGSFATVDPRVEAHVAKKMGLAVEPISTQVIPRDRHAMFFATMGVIAASIENFAIEMRHLQRSEVREAEEPFAKGQKGSSAMPHKRNPILAENLTGLARIVRAAVTPALENVALWHERDISHSSVERVFAPDATIALDFALTRLTGLIDGMVIYKERIKVNLESLGGLYFSQRVLLALTQAGMSREDSYALVQSTAMKVWDDIQSGKQASFEERIKADPTIQKKVDHKTLKACFDLKYYTRHARKVWKRVLAAG; encoded by the coding sequence ATGATCCCTCGTTATGCGCGTCACCAGATGACGCAGATATGGGAGCCTGAGAACAGGTTCCGTATCTGGTTTGAGATTGAAGCCCATGCTTGCGACGCTCAGGCCGAGCTTGGCGTGATTCCCGCTTCTGCGGCCAAAGCCGTTTGGAAAAAGGGCAAGTGGGACATTGCGCGGATCGATGAGATTGAGAAGACGACACGCCATGACGTGCTGGCCTTCCTGACCGATCTGGCGGCGTCTATCGGCCCCGATGCCCGCTTTGTGCATCAAGGCATGACCTCCAGCGACATTTTGGACACCACGCTCTCCATTCAAATGAAACAAGCCGCCGATCTTCTGATCGAAGGGCTTGACCACGTCATCGCGGCTTTGAAAAAGCGCGTGGATGAAACCATCGACATCCCGACAATTGGCCGCAGCCACGGCATTCATGCCGAGCCGACCAGCTTCGGCATCAAGCTGGCCAGCCACTACGCCGCCTTTGCACGGGCGAAAAAACGCATGATCGCCGCGCAAAAAGAAATAGCGACCTGCGCGATCTCTGGCCCCGTGGGGAGCTTTGCTACGGTCGATCCACGCGTCGAAGCGCACGTCGCCAAGAAAATGGGTCTGGCGGTTGAGCCGATATCAACGCAGGTCATCCCGCGTGATCGTCACGCGATGTTCTTTGCGACGATGGGCGTCATCGCCGCGTCGATTGAGAATTTCGCGATTGAAATGCGCCACCTGCAACGCAGCGAAGTGCGCGAGGCCGAGGAACCTTTCGCCAAAGGGCAAAAAGGCTCTAGCGCCATGCCGCACAAGCGCAACCCCATTCTGGCCGAAAACCTGACGGGTCTTGCCCGCATCGTTCGCGCAGCGGTTACGCCCGCGCTGGAAAACGTCGCGCTATGGCATGAACGCGATATCTCGCATTCGTCGGTGGAGCGCGTCTTTGCCCCCGATGCTACGATTGCCCTCGACTTCGCCCTCACCCGCCTCACCGGCCTTATTGACGGCATGGTGATTTACAAGGAGCGCATCAAGGTCAATCTGGAATCCCTTGGCGGCCTTTATTTCTCGCAGCGCGTTTTGCTGGCGCTAACCCAAGCCGGCATGAGCCGCGAGGATTCCTATGCCCTCGTGCAAAGCACCGCGATGAAGGTCTGGGACGATATTCAATCTGGCAAACAGGCCTCGTTCGAAGAGCGCATCAAGGCCGACCCGACCATTCAAAAGAAGGTCGATCACAAAACGCTGAAGGCCTGCTTTGATTTGAAATACTACACGCGCCACGCCCGTAAGGTATGGAAACGGGTCTTAGCGGCGGGTTAA
- a CDS encoding lipoprotein, protein MRRPLIGFFAVLALAACSTFVSTAEFWRPISEPNILMPLEKAQRKLDFDLSQCTCGIYPANVPQPELVQFQPEKQRYAETAIVRTMKGSSAECKQQPSLVVAECMRARGWEVTSCSGRMPLAGGGALCAAATAE, encoded by the coding sequence ATGCGCCGTCCTCTTATCGGTTTTTTTGCTGTTTTGGCTCTTGCCGCTTGTTCCACCTTCGTCTCGACAGCCGAGTTCTGGCGTCCGATCAGCGAACCCAATATCCTGATGCCGCTGGAAAAAGCGCAAAGGAAGCTGGATTTCGATCTTAGCCAATGCACCTGCGGCATTTACCCTGCCAACGTCCCGCAGCCTGAGTTGGTACAATTCCAACCGGAAAAGCAGCGCTACGCTGAAACAGCGATTGTTCGCACAATGAAGGGCAGCAGCGCAGAGTGCAAGCAACAACCCAGCCTTGTGGTTGCCGAGTGCATGCGCGCGCGTGGGTGGGAGGTCACCTCTTGCTCTGGCCGCATGCCTTTAGCGGGCGGTGGCGCTCTTTGCGCAGCCGCGACGGCGGAATAA
- a CDS encoding DUF2312 domain-containing protein gives MTKESSGEVSSERLRSFILRIEKLEESKAAVMEDIKDVYGEAKSVGFDIKIIRKIVSLRKMEVEKRREEEELLDLYKSALGMEV, from the coding sequence ATGACCAAAGAATCTTCCGGCGAAGTTTCCAGCGAGCGTCTGCGTTCTTTTATTCTTCGTATTGAAAAGCTTGAAGAATCGAAAGCCGCTGTTATGGAAGATATTAAAGATGTCTATGGCGAGGCTAAAAGTGTAGGGTTTGATATTAAAATCATCCGCAAAATCGTTAGCCTTCGTAAGATGGAAGTTGAAAAGCGTCGCGAAGAAGAGGAATTGTTGGATTTGTACAAATCCGCTTTGGGGATGGAAGTTTAA